One segment of Phragmites australis chromosome 13, lpPhrAust1.1, whole genome shotgun sequence DNA contains the following:
- the LOC133887764 gene encoding serine/threonine-protein kinase-like protein CCR4 — protein MSPPSPHHLLLNILVFLVLPPLRLASSSFPLPTIAIAAVGANTTSSQHLACALVPWGTDYQLSCASIANRSAPAHNYSYGGDGSTPFSAIVAGDGYLCSAGPTASLEMSMRWWGLTDSEAPSKRVYRGAALSAVSGGGEYVCGLVEKTIQCWRWAWGVVPEGVGFSAVAVGGGFVCGLVVGTAEVRCYGDWDAVGREPKGMHAMLAAGERHACAVNAGSGEVVCWGEAAAVASAAPSPKVVGRAVSSLAVGDAVTCIQWENWTVACWPEEASPPSPVAQKQFVALEAKGKVVCGVLMSDYSLVCWGGGVAGGVSKVFDRVLPGPCAMSGSCPCGVWSGSAPLCGGEGGAAICYPCGYTPPPIPISNSSASSSHSGEKRRPSELAIALVCTGIGSGLLAVFAAVVAVYFLRRRRSSRSQDSGRIHAAPRVERRLSALLSKGPNTTVEQFPLVALRAATGGFSPSHRIGSGSFGVVYRASLPDGREFAIKRAERRDPRAASSSAAARRVNHESAFVSELALLSRVNHKNLVRLLGFCADGGERILVYEFMPNGTLHDHLHKRPAPLSPPLASWPARLRLALGAARGIEYMHTYAVPPIIHRDIKSPNILLDACWTAKVADFGLSLLNDLSGDGDGNAGDDEPCVTAGTVGYMDPEYYRLQQLTDKSDVYSFGVVLLELLSGCKVIQRFEGSGTPKNVVDVTVPHIEADLVHRVLDIRLPLPTPGEMEAVAYVGYLAADCVRPAGRDRPTMSEVVGVLERALAACEEQEDGGDAVLSRSCTDGSTTT, from the coding sequence ATGTCTCCACCTTcaccccaccacctcctcctaaaTATCCTTGTTTTCCTTGTCCTCCCACCTCTCCGTCTTGCGTCCTCCTCCTTTCCCCTCCCCAccatcgccatcgccgccgtcgGCGCCAACACCACCTCCTCGCAGCACCTCGCGTGTGCGCTCGTCCCCTGGGGGACGGACTACCAGCTCTCCTGCGCCAGCATCGCCAACCGCTCCGCCCCCGCCCACAACTACTCCTACGGAGGCGACGGCAGCACGCCGTTCTCCGCCATCGTCGCCGGCGATGGGTACCTATGCTCCGCCGGCCCGACGGCATCGCTGGAAATGTCCATGCGATGGTGGGGCCTGACCGACAGCGAGGCGCCGTCCAAAAGGGTGTACAGGGGCGCGGCGCTGTCCGCGGTGTCGGGCGGCGGGGAGTACGTGTGCGGGCTCGTGGAGAAGACGATACAGTGCTGGAGGTGGGCGTGGGGGGTGGTGCCGGAAGGCGTGGGGTTCTCGGCGGTGGCGGTAGGCGGAGGGTTCGTGTGCGGGCTGGTGGTGGGGACCGCCGAGGTTAGGTGTTACGGTGACTGGGACGCGGTGGGGCGAGAGCCGAAGGGTATGCACGCCATGCTGGCCGCGGGGGAGAGACACGCGTGCGCCGTGAATGCGGGGAGCGGTGAGGTGGTGTGCtggggagaggcggcggcggtggcgtccGCGGCGCCGTCACCGAAGGTAGTGGGGCGTGCGGTGTCGTCGCTGGCGGTGGGCGACGCGGTCACGTGCATCCAGTGGGAAAACTGGACTGTGGCGTGCTGGCCGGAGGAggcgtcgccgccgtcgcctgtGGCGCAGAAGCAGTTCGTCGCGCTGGAGGCCAAGGGGAAGGTGGTATGCGGGGTGCTCATGTCGGACTATTCGCTGGTGTGCTGGGGCGGTGGCGTCGCGGGCGGGGTGAGCAAGGTGTTCGACCGGGTCCTGCCGGGCCCATGCGCGATGTCGGGGTCGTGCCCGTGCGGCGTCTGGTCGGGCTCAGCGCCTCTCTgcggcggcgaaggcggcgCTGCCATCTGCTACCCTTGCGGCTACACTCCACCGCCGATACCTATTTCGAACTCGTCGGCGTCAAGCTCTCACTCGGGGGAGAAGCGGCGGCCGAGCGAACTGGCGATCGCGTTGGTCTGCACCGGAATCGGCTCGGGACTCCTGGCCGTCTTCGCCGCGGTGGTGGCAGTTTATTtcctgcgccggcgccggagtAGCCGCTCTCAGGACTCCGGACGGATCCACGCCGCGCCGCGCGTGGAGCGGCGGCTCAGCGCGCTGCTCTCCAAGGGGCCGAACACGACGGTGGAGCAGTTCCCCCTGGTGGCGCTCCGGGCCGCCACGGGCGGCTTCTCGCCGTCCCACCGCATCGGCTCCGGCAGCTTCGGCGTCGTGTACCGCGCGTCCCTCCCCGACGGCCGCGAGTTCGCCATCAAGCGCGCGGAGCGCCGCGACCCCCGCGCCGCGTCCTCCTCCGCTGCCGCGCGCCGCGTGAACCACGAGTCGGCCTTCGTCTCCGAGCTCGCTCTCCTCTCCCGCGTGAACCACAAGAACCTAGTCCGCCTCCTCGGCTTCTGCGCCGACGGCGGGGAGCGCATCCTCGTCTACGAGTTCATGCCCAACGGCACCCTCCACGACCACCTCCACAAGCGCCCCGCCCCGCTCTCCCCGCCGCTCGCGTCCTGGCCGGCGCGCCTCCGCCTCGCCCTCGGCGCCGCGCGCGGCATCGAGTACATGCACACCTACGCTGTGCCGCCCATCATCCACCGCGACATCAAGTCCCCCAACATCCTCCTCGACGCCTGCTGGACCGCCAAGGTCGCCGACTTCGGCCTGTCGCTGCTCAACGACCTGAGCGGCGATGGCGACGGCAATGCCGGCGACGACGAGCCCTGCGTGACGGCCGGCACAGTGGGGTACATGGACCCGGAGTACTACCGGCTGCAGCAACTTACGGACAAGagcgacgtgtacagcttcgggGTGGTGCTGCTCGAGCTGCTCTCCGGGTGTAAGGTGATACAGAGGTTCGAGGGGAGCGGCACGCCCAAGAACGTCGTGGATGTCACAGTGCCGCACATCGAGGCGGACCTCGTTCACCGGGTGCTCGACATCCGGCTGCCGCTGCCGACGCCGGGGGAAATGGAGGCCGTCGCCTACGTCGGGTACCTGGCCGCGGACTGCGTCAGGCCGGCCGGGCGCGACCGACCCACCATGAGCGAGGTGGTCGGCGTGCTCGAACGGGCCCTGGCAGCATGCGAGGAGCAGGAGGACGGCGGCGACGCAGTGCTGTCGAGGTCGTGCACAGATGGGTCGACGACGACGTGA
- the LOC133888233 gene encoding protein TIC 40, chloroplastic-like isoform X1: protein MESLVLASSCSASPRLSLLSAARGRRPSLPLPAGVGRRGPRRTKLVVAAATAARGSRNVLEGLSSKGLASMSSSTSSENMSTGTGTLPPPSSYIGSPVFWIGVGVALSVAFSTVSSMVKKYAMQQAFKSMMTQAPPNTFGSNSPFPFAMPPQAAPTAPSGYPYSETKKDTSPQGATVDVSATEVEAIGTPKEADVAETSKPAKKFAFVDVSPEDLQQKNLQSSLETVDVKPDSTDSVSKEDTEQKVPTNGEAFKPNEDASRGPTESSNTGPMLSIETIEKMMEDPAVQKMVFPYLPEEMRNPDSFKWMLQNPMYRQQLQDMLNNMGGSPDQWDNRMLDHLKNFDLSSPEVRQQFAQVGMTPEEVVSKIMANPEVAVAFQNPKIQTAIMDCSQNPLNIVKYQNDKEVMDVFMKISQIFPQING from the exons ATGGAGAGCCTCGTCCTCGCCTCCTCGTGCTCCGCGTCCCCGcgcctctccctcctctccgccgcccGCGGCCGCCGCCCCTCGCTGCCTCTCCCCGCCGGCGTCGGGCGGAGGGGACCCAGGAGGACGAAGCTCGTCGTcgccgcggcgacggcggctcgCGGATCCAGGAACG TTTTGGAGGGATTGAGCTCAAAGGGCTTGGCAAGCATGTCGTCTTCGACCAGCAGTGAAAATATGTCGACCGGAACTGGTACCCTGCCTCCCCCGTCGTCATATAT CGGTTCGCCTGTTTTCTGGATCGGAGTCGGTGTAGCATTGTCTGTGGCGTTTTCCACG GTCTCTTCAATGGTAAAG AAATATGCCATGCAACAAGCATTTAAGTCAATGATGACCCAGGCACCACCAAACACTTTCGGCTCCAACTCGCCTTTCCCATTTGCCATGCCACCACAGGCAGCTCCCACTGCCCCAAGCGGTTACCCATACTCCGAAACAAAGAAAGATACCTCCCCACAGGGTGCAACTGTTGATGTTTCAGCTACTGAAGTGgaagccattggaactccaaaAGAGGCGGACGTGGCTGAAACATCAAAGCCTGCCAAGAAATTTG CATTTGTTGATGTTTCTCCTGAAGATTTGCAGCAAAAGAACCTCCAATCTTCACTGGAGACAGTTGATGTGAAACCTGATAGTACAGACAGTGTAAGTAAGGAGGATACTGAGCAAAAA GTTCCCACAAATGGAGAGGCTTTTAAGCCGAACGAGGATGCTTCTCGCGGGCCAACTGAATCTA GTAATACGGGACCTATGCTATCCATTGAGACAATCGAGAAAATGATGGAAGATCCAGCTGTGCAGAAAATGGTTTTTCC CTACTTGCCAGAAGAGATGAGGAACCCAGATTCATTCAAGT GGATGCTTCAGAATCCAATGTACCGCCAACAACTACAGGATATGCT AAATAACATGGGTGGTTCTCCTGATCAATGGGACAACCGCATGCTCGATCACTTGAAGAACTTTGACCTTAGCAGTCCAGAAGTGAGGCAGCAGTTTG CTCAAGTTGGCATGACTCCGGAGGAAGTAGTATCTAAGATCATGGCAAACCCAGAAGTTGCTGTTGCATTCCAGAATCCAAAAATCCAAACAGCCATCATGGAT TGCTCGCAGAACCCTCTTAACATTGTAAAATATCAAAATGACAAAGAG GTCATGGATGTTTTCATGAAGATATCACAAATATTCCCCCAAATTAATGGCTAG
- the LOC133888233 gene encoding protein TIC 40, chloroplastic-like isoform X2, with product MESLVLASSCSASPRLSLLSAARGRRPSLPLPAGVGRRGPRRTKLVVAAATAARGSRNVLEGLSSKGLASMSSSTSSENMSTGTGTLPPPSSYIGSPVFWIGVGVALSVAFSTVSSMVKKYAMQQAFKSMMTQAPPNTFGSNSPFPFAMPPQAAPTAPSGYPYSETKKDTSPQGATVDVSATEVEAIGTPKEADVAETSKPAKKFAFVDVSPEDLQQKNLQSSLETVDVKPDSTDSVPTNGEAFKPNEDASRGPTESSNTGPMLSIETIEKMMEDPAVQKMVFPYLPEEMRNPDSFKWMLQNPMYRQQLQDMLNNMGGSPDQWDNRMLDHLKNFDLSSPEVRQQFAQVGMTPEEVVSKIMANPEVAVAFQNPKIQTAIMDCSQNPLNIVKYQNDKEVMDVFMKISQIFPQING from the exons ATGGAGAGCCTCGTCCTCGCCTCCTCGTGCTCCGCGTCCCCGcgcctctccctcctctccgccgcccGCGGCCGCCGCCCCTCGCTGCCTCTCCCCGCCGGCGTCGGGCGGAGGGGACCCAGGAGGACGAAGCTCGTCGTcgccgcggcgacggcggctcgCGGATCCAGGAACG TTTTGGAGGGATTGAGCTCAAAGGGCTTGGCAAGCATGTCGTCTTCGACCAGCAGTGAAAATATGTCGACCGGAACTGGTACCCTGCCTCCCCCGTCGTCATATAT CGGTTCGCCTGTTTTCTGGATCGGAGTCGGTGTAGCATTGTCTGTGGCGTTTTCCACG GTCTCTTCAATGGTAAAG AAATATGCCATGCAACAAGCATTTAAGTCAATGATGACCCAGGCACCACCAAACACTTTCGGCTCCAACTCGCCTTTCCCATTTGCCATGCCACCACAGGCAGCTCCCACTGCCCCAAGCGGTTACCCATACTCCGAAACAAAGAAAGATACCTCCCCACAGGGTGCAACTGTTGATGTTTCAGCTACTGAAGTGgaagccattggaactccaaaAGAGGCGGACGTGGCTGAAACATCAAAGCCTGCCAAGAAATTTG CATTTGTTGATGTTTCTCCTGAAGATTTGCAGCAAAAGAACCTCCAATCTTCACTGGAGACAGTTGATGTGAAACCTGATAGTACAGACAGT GTTCCCACAAATGGAGAGGCTTTTAAGCCGAACGAGGATGCTTCTCGCGGGCCAACTGAATCTA GTAATACGGGACCTATGCTATCCATTGAGACAATCGAGAAAATGATGGAAGATCCAGCTGTGCAGAAAATGGTTTTTCC CTACTTGCCAGAAGAGATGAGGAACCCAGATTCATTCAAGT GGATGCTTCAGAATCCAATGTACCGCCAACAACTACAGGATATGCT AAATAACATGGGTGGTTCTCCTGATCAATGGGACAACCGCATGCTCGATCACTTGAAGAACTTTGACCTTAGCAGTCCAGAAGTGAGGCAGCAGTTTG CTCAAGTTGGCATGACTCCGGAGGAAGTAGTATCTAAGATCATGGCAAACCCAGAAGTTGCTGTTGCATTCCAGAATCCAAAAATCCAAACAGCCATCATGGAT TGCTCGCAGAACCCTCTTAACATTGTAAAATATCAAAATGACAAAGAG GTCATGGATGTTTTCATGAAGATATCACAAATATTCCCCCAAATTAATGGCTAG